In Desulfobacterales bacterium, the genomic stretch GCATCGCTTCTATTCCCATCGGCGCAGTTCCTCCTCAGGCAGCGGTTCAAAAAATGCATCGGTCACTTTGCCTGATGCGATTCCCGGAATCCTTTCTTGGGACTCTTTAAAAGGTACAATTTTGGCATAGGGTTTGCCGGCTTTGGCAATAACAATCTCCTCCCCCGCATGGACGCGGGATAAGAGTTTTGAAAAATGTGTTTTGGCTTCATGAATATTTATAATTTCCATCAGAACCCCTCCCTCCAGCTTAGTCTACTTTTTTAGTCTAATCCACTTAAGCTCTTAGCGCAACAGTTATTCAATAAGGTGTTATTTAATAAGGCCATGCGAAATCAGGTAATCACTTAAAACCACGGCGGATCATGTTTCGAATTCCGGGGCTTAGCCCGGTATCAAGAAAGAATCGGGTTTGTCAGAAACATGTCGTAGTTCTCAGGGGTTAGCAACAGGGTTTTCGCTCTGGGGTATCCTTTTAAGAAGGTTTTGGGAAAACCGGCGTCCTTTTTTTTCGGGTTCCATTTGAATTCACAGGCGTAAAGAGGCTCTCCCTGCTCTTCGATATAGTCGATTTCCTGCTGCTGGGTGGTGCGCCAGAAAAAGGCATCTGCCTTCACACCTTTATTGCCCGTCATTTTCCGCCTCTCAGAGACCAGGTAATTTTCCCACAAGGCCCCTGTATCTGTGCGGCTGGCCGGAGCAAGGAAGTTGCCGATCACTGCATTGCGTATTCCATTATCCAGGAAATAGATTTTTCTGCTCTTTTTTATTTCATTGCGGATGTTGCGGCTGTATGCAGGGAGTGTGAAGATGACAAATGCTTTTTCAAGCAGGTCAATATAACGTTCCACGGTGTGGCTGTCCGCGCCTGTAAGCTGCCCGATTTCATTAAATGAAACCTCACTGCCGAGCTGCAGTGCAAGGGCCTTGACGATTTTTTCCAAAAGTGCCGGTTTCTTGATGTTCTCCAGCGTGAGCAAATCCTTAAACAGGTAGCTGCCGGCCAGAAGCTTCACCAATTCTTCTTCCCGGCCTGAAGATGTCACAACTTCCGGGTAACTGCCGTAAATCATGCGATGCTCCAGGAAACGACGCTCCTCAAGCAGGCCATGATGAGAAGCCAGCTCATTAAATGAGAGAGGCGGCAGGGTAAATTCAAACTTCCTGCCCGTAAGGGGTTCAGCTATGCTGGAATTAAGTTCCAGAGAAGAAGACCCGGTGGCAATTGTCTGCACTTCCGGAATCTGATCGGTCATCAGCTTCAGGGTAAGGCCGATATTGGGAATCCGCTGCGCTTCATCAATACAGACGATTCGATTTCCTTTGATGATTGTTTTCAGGCGGGTGGAAGTCGCATCCTGCAGCAGTTCACGCACATCCGGCTCATCAGCGTTTAACATCAAATAGCTTTCGCCGGAGAGTTCTAAAACGGCCTCTATTAAGGTGGTTTTTCCGGATTGCCGGGGGCCGAGCAGAATAACCGCCTTGCCCTGAAAAAGGCGTTCCTGGATTCGGCCCATCACATCTCTGTATATAAAATTTTTGGATTTCATTCCAAATAAATTATAATAATTTTGGAATTAATGCAAGAATAATGGGGTCGGACCTATGTAACCAACTCAAATATCATCAAATACGTCCCACAAAAGCCCCTTTTCATCCCTTAGCCTGAGTTTACGAATTATAAATAATTTATTCGAAAAGCCGTTTATTTTCAATGCGTTAATAAAATATTTTGTGCCCCCTAACTTTTTATGCACAATATATTCACGTTTTACTTGACAATTGACACAATATATTGCTATTGTACCCACTAACTTAAGGGGGCGCTATGGCATATATTACCAGGAAGAAGATTAAAGGCATCACCTATTATTATGCGGAAGAAAGCGAGAGGCGAGACGGCAAGTCTCGAAGAAAATGGCAAAAATATTTAGGACCTTTGCACAAAATCATTGAAGCGGTAGAGGGAGAACCATTAAAGCCGGATTATGCAGAGATTTTCCAGCTCGGCGGCCCGGCAGCCTATTTAAATACGTCCGAACAGATAAAGATGATACAAACCCTCGACAGTGTCCTCCCTAAACGGAACCAAGGACCATCAATTGGATTCTATTTGACGCTGGCCGCGATAAATCGGGGAATTGACGCAGTGAGTAAACGATCGATGTGGCCCTGGTTCCAGGATACAATTCTGTTTCGTGCGTTTCCTGAAGTCAACAAGGCCTCTCTGAGTTCGCAGCGGTTTTGGGACAACATGTCTGCGATTACAGAAGATAAAATAAAATGCGCTTGGATGAAACTTGTCAATTCCGTGTTGGACCGGGAAAAATTAGATTTGTCATGCACTTCATACGATGGCACCAATTTTTATACATTCATCGGTTCTTTTAACACGCGTTGCGCAATTGCGAAAAGAGGGAAAAACAAACAGGGGCGCGGTGATCTCAGGCAAATTAATTATGCCTTGTTCTGTACACGCAAAGACCACTTCCCACTATATTTCGATGTGTTCGAAGGCAATCGTCATGATTCAAAGGAGTTTGAGGTCTTGATTGACCGTTTTTTCCAAGCCTTTAAAAACAGGGCCCCAAAAGGCGATGGCATGACGATTGTATTTGATAAGGGCAATAACTCCAGCGAAAATTTGAACAGATTTATCAGGGATTCCGGTTTTCATTTTGTGGGTTCGGTAAAACCGGATGATCATAAAGAACTGGCCACAATCTCCAATAACGATAAACGTTTTGAGCCCTTATCACATCCGCGGCTTGATCAGGTGAAGGCCTTTCGTACACATAAAAGAATATACGGAAAGGATCTTACCGTTGTGGTTACATTCAACGACAACCTTTATGTTTCACAGGTGAAGTCCATTAATAATGAAATCAACAAAAGCATGGGCAAACTCGACGCTATCGCCGCCAAATTAGACGACCGAGCAGCGGGTATAATAACCAGAGGCAAAAAACCGACGAAAGAGTCTATTCATAACCAGGTGTCAAGAGCACTTTCCGGGCAACATATGAAAAACCTGATAGAAACAGTGATCGGTGAACGCGATGGCATGCCGACACTATCCTATAAAATAAATACGGATGAATATGCCAGGCTTGCCGATACATATCTGGGCAAAAACATTATTATCACAGACAACCATAACTGGACGACAGAAGATATCGTTGTGACGTACCGGAGCCAGTACGTTATAGAGGATGTTTTCAAACAGATGAAAGACAGGAACACGGGCACCTGGTGGCCCATGTATCATTGGACCGATAATATGATAAGAGTTCATGGGTTTTATTGCTCATTATCGCTGCTGCTTCGTGCCTTGATTATGAAAAAAGCCAAAGAATCCGGGCTCCCCATGTCGATAAACAAATTGCATGATAAGCTTTTCGGAATCCGTGAAGTGTTGAATATATTTTCGAAAAAGAAGAATAAACAGAAAGCCCAATCCGTTGTTTCCAAACTGGATGAGGTGCAAGAAGAGCTTTTCAATTTATTTGAAATGAAAAAGTATTTGGCAAGTTAGGGAGGACGCTTGATGTAATATATAATATATTATATCAAAATGTTATGTATTTGATTTTTGATAAATCGTAAACTCAGGTTAGAGTCTCAATTTCGCCGCCAAAATCAGCGCTGTAAGCAGCAAGTGAAATGGGCGAATGGGGCCGGACCTACATAACTTCCTCATAAATCAAAAAATATTTGCCACAGAAGCCTGTTTTCATCCCTTAGGATTGCCTTTTTGCAATCAAAATTGACATTGTAAGGGACTGCTGCTTCTTTCAATGCATAAGCAGCCTCTGAACACGGTCCGGAAGAAGTGCACCAGTGTTGCGTAAATCATTTTTGGATAAGTGATGGGTTCAGTCCGTGGCTTGAACCCAGTTTTCGAGGTGCAGGTTGTCGATTTTCTCAAATTCTTTTGTGTTGTTGGTCACCAGGGTCATCTGCCGGGACCTGG encodes the following:
- a CDS encoding type II toxin-antitoxin system Phd/YefM family antitoxin codes for the protein MEIINIHEAKTHFSKLLSRVHAGEEIVIAKAGKPYAKIVPFKESQERIPGIASGKVTDAFFEPLPEEELRRWE
- a CDS encoding ATP-binding protein; translation: MGRIQERLFQGKAVILLGPRQSGKTTLIEAVLELSGESYLMLNADEPDVRELLQDATSTRLKTIIKGNRIVCIDEAQRIPNIGLTLKLMTDQIPEVQTIATGSSSLELNSSIAEPLTGRKFEFTLPPLSFNELASHHGLLEERRFLEHRMIYGSYPEVVTSSGREEELVKLLAGSYLFKDLLTLENIKKPALLEKIVKALALQLGSEVSFNEIGQLTGADSHTVERYIDLLEKAFVIFTLPAYSRNIRNEIKKSRKIYFLDNGIRNAVIGNFLAPASRTDTGALWENYLVSERRKMTGNKGVKADAFFWRTTQQQEIDYIEEQGEPLYACEFKWNPKKKDAGFPKTFLKGYPRAKTLLLTPENYDMFLTNPILS
- a CDS encoding IS1634 family transposase; the protein is MAYITRKKIKGITYYYAEESERRDGKSRRKWQKYLGPLHKIIEAVEGEPLKPDYAEIFQLGGPAAYLNTSEQIKMIQTLDSVLPKRNQGPSIGFYLTLAAINRGIDAVSKRSMWPWFQDTILFRAFPEVNKASLSSQRFWDNMSAITEDKIKCAWMKLVNSVLDREKLDLSCTSYDGTNFYTFIGSFNTRCAIAKRGKNKQGRGDLRQINYALFCTRKDHFPLYFDVFEGNRHDSKEFEVLIDRFFQAFKNRAPKGDGMTIVFDKGNNSSENLNRFIRDSGFHFVGSVKPDDHKELATISNNDKRFEPLSHPRLDQVKAFRTHKRIYGKDLTVVVTFNDNLYVSQVKSINNEINKSMGKLDAIAAKLDDRAAGIITRGKKPTKESIHNQVSRALSGQHMKNLIETVIGERDGMPTLSYKINTDEYARLADTYLGKNIIITDNHNWTTEDIVVTYRSQYVIEDVFKQMKDRNTGTWWPMYHWTDNMIRVHGFYCSLSLLLRALIMKKAKESGLPMSINKLHDKLFGIREVLNIFSKKKNKQKAQSVVSKLDEVQEELFNLFEMKKYLAS